Proteins encoded together in one Vicinamibacterales bacterium window:
- a CDS encoding MBL fold metallo-hydrolase, whose translation MLSYGVRGSSEEGQRIEYAGDVHRVQTAIVNAYLVGTPDQWFLVDTGLPGFAPLIRSAAAARFGAASRPVAIVLTHGHFDHAGNADALALGWDVPVIAHPLEFPYLTGQSDYPPIDSSMGGAIATLARTFPRRGRSLKARLFALSGDSIPGVTGWRWLHTPGHTPGHISLFRDADRTLIAGDALVTMNMDSWTEQIKRTPEICNPPAPLTTDWMAARRSVEDITLLRPQAIGAGHGAPIAGGGVADAVEVFARTLMPPPGRYEIAPAQAGLSGVEWVPPPVPDPFPRRAAGAAMVAIGLVGLAAAVRRR comes from the coding sequence ATGCTGAGCTACGGCGTCCGCGGCAGCAGCGAAGAAGGTCAGCGCATCGAGTACGCCGGTGACGTCCACCGGGTGCAGACGGCCATCGTCAATGCCTATCTGGTCGGCACGCCGGACCAGTGGTTCCTCGTGGACACCGGTCTTCCCGGCTTCGCGCCGCTCATCAGAAGCGCCGCCGCCGCCCGGTTCGGCGCCGCGTCGCGGCCGGTCGCCATCGTGCTGACCCACGGCCACTTCGATCACGCCGGCAACGCCGACGCGCTGGCGCTCGGCTGGGACGTGCCGGTGATCGCTCATCCATTGGAGTTTCCGTATCTGACCGGCCAGTCCGACTATCCCCCGATCGACTCCTCCATGGGCGGCGCGATCGCGACGCTCGCCCGCACGTTTCCGCGCCGCGGCCGCTCTCTGAAGGCGCGCCTGTTTGCGCTGTCGGGCGACAGCATTCCCGGCGTCACCGGCTGGCGCTGGCTGCACACGCCCGGACACACGCCCGGCCACATCTCGCTGTTCCGCGATGCCGATCGGACGCTGATCGCCGGCGACGCGCTCGTCACGATGAACATGGACTCGTGGACCGAGCAGATCAAACGGACGCCCGAGATCTGCAACCCGCCGGCGCCGCTGACGACCGACTGGATGGCGGCGCGCCGCAGCGTGGAAGACATCACGCTGCTGCGGCCGCAGGCGATCGGCGCCGGCCATGGCGCGCCAATCGCGGGCGGCGGGGTCGCCGATGCGGTCGAAGTGTTCGCGCGCACGTTGATGCCCCCGCCGGGCCGTTACGAGATCGCGCCGGCGCAGGCGGGCCTGAGCGGCGTCGAGTGGGTTCCGCCTCCGGTGCCCGACCCGTTCCCGCGCCGCGCCGCGGGGGCGGCGATGGTGGCGATCGGCCTGGTCGGCCTCGCCGCGGCCGTTCGGCGGCGCTGA